Proteins co-encoded in one Coriobacterium glomerans PW2 genomic window:
- a CDS encoding iron-containing alcohol dehydrogenase, whose translation MNDFTFYSPTRFVFGRGAVDRVGRELAADGRRRALIVYGRGSVARTGTLQRVRSSLAAAGIEAAELGGVRPNPEIGSVRQGVRIAREMRSDIILALGGGSAIDAAKAIALATPYEGDAWDFFAKRAQPAAPLPVAVVLTIPASGSEASNSSVVSNDAEHLKSGINTDLIRPVCAIMDPELTFTLPPYQTAAGVCDMICHVMERFFSGEPAVTVTDGIGCSLIRSAIQMGPRVMADPLDYDARANLMWISTLAHNGLAGLGMGVAGKRDGDWSAHALEHELSALDTSITHGAGLAVIFPAWMRHVWSAHPERFLTFGKEIFDIEPVEENPLAAKDAIECSIDELQNFFVSLGMPRTLAELGLVEDDIELLLPGLLANRGERFGTFMSLTLDDARSIYLSALR comes from the coding sequence ATGAACGACTTCACGTTTTACTCCCCCACCAGGTTCGTGTTCGGTCGCGGCGCTGTCGATCGCGTCGGGCGCGAGCTGGCGGCAGATGGACGCCGTCGAGCGCTCATCGTCTACGGACGCGGATCCGTCGCGCGCACAGGAACCCTCCAACGCGTCCGCAGCTCTCTCGCCGCCGCCGGCATCGAGGCCGCCGAGCTCGGGGGCGTGCGCCCCAACCCCGAGATCGGCTCGGTGCGACAGGGGGTCCGGATCGCCCGCGAGATGCGATCCGACATCATCTTGGCACTCGGCGGCGGCTCGGCGATCGACGCGGCCAAGGCGATCGCGCTGGCGACGCCCTATGAGGGGGACGCATGGGACTTCTTCGCCAAGCGCGCTCAGCCCGCGGCGCCCCTGCCGGTGGCCGTCGTGCTCACTATTCCGGCATCGGGTTCCGAGGCGTCCAACTCAAGTGTCGTGAGCAATGACGCGGAGCATCTCAAATCCGGCATCAACACCGACCTGATCCGCCCGGTCTGCGCGATCATGGATCCCGAGCTGACGTTCACCCTGCCGCCCTACCAGACCGCAGCCGGGGTCTGCGATATGATCTGCCATGTCATGGAGCGTTTCTTTTCCGGCGAGCCGGCCGTGACAGTTACCGATGGCATCGGTTGCAGCCTCATTCGGTCTGCGATTCAGATGGGACCGCGCGTTATGGCGGATCCGCTCGACTACGATGCGCGCGCGAACCTCATGTGGATCTCCACGCTCGCCCACAACGGGCTCGCGGGGCTGGGAATGGGCGTCGCGGGGAAGCGCGACGGCGACTGGAGCGCCCATGCGCTGGAGCACGAGCTCTCAGCGCTCGACACCTCCATCACGCATGGTGCCGGACTCGCCGTCATCTTTCCGGCATGGATGCGCCACGTGTGGTCCGCGCACCCGGAGCGCTTCCTCACCTTCGGGAAGGAGATCTTCGACATAGAGCCCGTCGAGGAGAACCCCCTGGCCGCAAAGGATGCCATCGAGTGCTCCATCGATGAGCTGCAGAACTTCTTCGTCAGCCTCGGAATGCCGCGAACACTGGCGGAGCTTGGCCTTGTTGAGGATGACATCGAGTTGCTCCTGCCCGGGCTTCTCGCGAACCGCGGGGAGCGCTTCGGAACGTTCATGTCGCTCACACTCGACGATGCGCGCTCGATCTACCTGAGCGCGCTCAGGTAG
- a CDS encoding deoxyribonuclease IV, with the protein MLTIGCHLSMAKGYTAMGETALGIGANTFAFFTRNPRGSRARPVDRVDVAGLGEVLRANEFGALVAHAPYVCNPASNKASTREFALTCLREDLARLEMLPGGFYNLHPGSHVGAGAGRGIELIITALAAAMAPEQRTTVLLETMTGKGTEIGGTFEELAAIIEGVLERRPELSERIGVCFDTCHVSDAGYDIIDDLDGVLERFDTVIGLARLRAVHVNDSKSPRGSRRDRHARIGEGYLGCEELGGGLDVFGRIVRHPALSGLPLILETPNELDGYAAEIRLLRGLAT; encoded by the coding sequence ATGCTTACGATTGGATGCCATCTTTCGATGGCGAAGGGCTACACCGCCATGGGCGAGACTGCGCTCGGGATCGGCGCGAACACGTTCGCATTCTTCACCCGCAACCCGCGCGGCTCTCGTGCGCGGCCTGTGGATCGCGTCGACGTCGCCGGTCTTGGAGAGGTGCTTCGCGCGAACGAGTTCGGCGCTCTCGTCGCTCATGCCCCTTACGTCTGCAATCCCGCTTCGAACAAGGCCTCCACGCGCGAGTTCGCGCTCACATGCCTTCGAGAGGATCTCGCGCGCCTGGAGATGCTCCCGGGCGGCTTCTACAACCTGCATCCCGGCTCCCACGTCGGGGCGGGCGCGGGGCGCGGCATCGAGCTGATCATCACCGCTCTCGCGGCGGCGATGGCTCCCGAGCAGCGCACGACCGTGCTGCTGGAGACCATGACCGGCAAGGGCACCGAGATCGGCGGCACCTTCGAGGAGCTCGCCGCCATCATCGAAGGGGTGCTCGAACGACGGCCCGAGCTCAGTGAGCGAATCGGTGTCTGCTTCGATACCTGCCACGTATCCGATGCGGGCTATGACATCATCGACGACCTGGACGGGGTACTCGAGCGCTTCGATACCGTGATCGGTTTGGCGCGTCTCCGCGCGGTCCATGTCAATGACTCCAAGAGTCCTCGGGGCTCGCGAAGAGATCGCCACGCGCGCATCGGCGAGGGCTATCTCGGCTGCGAGGAACTCGGTGGAGGTTTGGACGTCTTCGGACGCATCGTGAGGCATCCCGCTCTCTCGGGGCTGCCCCTCATCTTGGAGACTCCCAACGAGCTGGACGGCTACGCAGCCGAGATCAGACTGCTGCGCGGACTGGCTACCTGA
- a CDS encoding DUF1015 domain-containing protein, with translation MNVFPFACVRPVPDRAAQVAALPYDVFDRASARDFVADRPLSFLNIDRPETQFPLDEDMFAPAVYARAATLFASRIEEGVLIRDRRRCFYIYELQQGAHTQRGIVGACALSDYEGGVIRRHEATRVAKRDDRVRHIRALGAQTGPALLAYHDETVLDAIIDAATAAGPLYRFEDEQGTRQAVWRIDRPEAIEAVRAMFERVPRAYIADGHHRLAAAARVGGALRKAAAASGGLTGTEPFNFILSVLVPASQLKILPYNRIVSDLGDMDATELLESVRAAGFEVESAEEPVEPRAAGIMGMTLRGRWWRLTATERLASEIGRADAVGALDVSVLQERILGPLLGIDDPRRDGRIRFAGGEAGCAAALERLTGRDGVAFSVHATAIEQLFAVADAGLLMPPKSTWFEPKLRSGLFAYEIR, from the coding sequence ATGAACGTCTTTCCGTTCGCCTGCGTGCGACCTGTTCCGGATCGCGCGGCGCAGGTCGCCGCCTTGCCCTACGATGTGTTCGATCGCGCGTCGGCCAGGGATTTCGTCGCGGACAGACCGCTGTCGTTTCTGAACATCGACCGACCGGAGACGCAGTTTCCCCTCGACGAGGATATGTTCGCTCCAGCGGTCTACGCCCGGGCGGCGACGCTGTTCGCGAGCCGCATCGAGGAGGGGGTCCTCATCCGGGATCGGAGGCGATGCTTCTACATATACGAGCTGCAGCAGGGGGCGCACACGCAAAGGGGCATCGTGGGTGCGTGCGCCCTCTCCGACTACGAAGGGGGCGTGATCCGGCGGCATGAGGCGACCAGGGTCGCGAAGCGCGACGACCGGGTCCGCCACATCCGCGCCCTCGGTGCGCAGACCGGGCCCGCTCTTCTCGCCTATCACGATGAGACCGTGCTCGATGCCATCATCGATGCCGCCACCGCTGCCGGTCCCCTCTATCGGTTCGAGGACGAGCAGGGCACCAGACAGGCCGTATGGCGGATCGATCGGCCCGAGGCGATCGAAGCCGTCCGCGCGATGTTCGAGCGCGTGCCGCGCGCCTACATCGCCGACGGACACCACCGCCTCGCCGCGGCGGCGCGCGTCGGCGGCGCGCTGCGGAAGGCGGCCGCTGCTTCGGGAGGGCTCACCGGCACCGAGCCGTTCAACTTCATCCTGTCGGTGCTCGTGCCGGCCAGCCAGCTCAAGATCCTGCCGTACAACCGCATAGTCTCCGATCTGGGCGATATGGACGCGACCGAGCTGCTGGAATCCGTGCGAGCAGCGGGCTTCGAGGTCGAGAGCGCCGAGGAGCCGGTCGAGCCGAGAGCGGCCGGCATCATGGGTATGACTCTGAGGGGCCGGTGGTGGCGTCTCACCGCCACCGAGCGCCTCGCTTCTGAGATCGGTCGGGCCGACGCCGTCGGCGCGCTGGACGTCTCGGTGCTGCAGGAGCGCATCCTGGGGCCGCTTCTCGGCATCGACGATCCTCGTCGTGACGGGCGCATCCGCTTCGCTGGCGGCGAGGCGGGCTGCGCGGCGGCGCTCGAGCGCCTCACCGGACGAGACGGCGTCGCGTTCAGCGTTCACGCGACCGCCATCGAGCAGCTGTTCGCCGTCGCCGACGCGGGCCTGCTCATGCCGCCGAAGTCCACGTGGTTCGAACCGAAGCTCAGAAGCGGCCTGTTCGCGTACGAGATCCGCTGA
- a CDS encoding rubredoxin-like domain-containing protein produces MSEKKTYKFVCQVCGYEVEVDTPELPEDFVCPVCGVGPDQFDRVDE; encoded by the coding sequence ATGAGCGAGAAAAAGACCTACAAGTTCGTATGTCAGGTTTGCGGCTACGAGGTCGAGGTCGATACTCCCGAGCTGCCTGAGGATTTCGTTTGCCCCGTCTGCGGCGTCGGGCCCGATCAGTTTGATCGCGTGGACGAGTAG
- a CDS encoding NADPH-dependent FMN reductase, whose amino-acid sequence MGDIKRIVAIVGSLRQGSFNRTLARYAAWSQKKRADISILEIDDVPFMNQDIEFPAPEAVTRIRDAVTRAQGVWFFTPEYNSSFPAPTKNVVDWLSRPVVAGDYSTPRPLTQKPVAISGVGGKRRTASVRKSLFDLLSLIGATVIGADGEGFTVPGQTWQTGRYDIPAEDRARLDRQGEEFIAAL is encoded by the coding sequence ATGGGAGACATCAAAAGAATCGTCGCCATCGTCGGCTCGCTCCGACAAGGATCGTTCAACCGCACGCTCGCGCGCTATGCCGCCTGGTCTCAGAAGAAACGTGCCGATATCTCGATTCTTGAGATCGACGACGTGCCCTTCATGAACCAGGATATCGAGTTCCCCGCTCCGGAGGCCGTCACCCGCATCCGAGACGCAGTTACGCGGGCGCAGGGTGTGTGGTTTTTCACCCCCGAATACAACTCGAGCTTTCCTGCGCCCACCAAAAATGTCGTAGACTGGCTCTCTCGCCCGGTCGTGGCCGGAGACTACTCCACACCGCGACCGCTCACCCAAAAGCCTGTCGCCATCTCCGGCGTGGGCGGCAAGCGCAGGACCGCCAGCGTGCGAAAAAGTCTCTTCGATCTGCTCTCTCTGATCGGTGCGACCGTCATCGGCGCTGACGGTGAGGGATTCACGGTGCCCGGGCAGACCTGGCAGACGGGCCGATATGACATACCCGCCGAAGATCGAGCACGTCTGGACAGGCAGGGCGAGGAGTTCATCGCCGCGCTGTAG
- the ftsX gene encoding permease-like cell division protein FtsX, with translation MALSNLGYSLREAMHHFVRNWTTALGAIITIFLSLFIIGLFVVGSGIVNSAIGNVEQQVTINAFISDDASDDAIKSFQNKLESWENVSDVSFKTKEDARKDYTGMSNSAEATMSALDGENPLPRSFVIKMDDPSQVEGTASKIKSDPDFKKIVDKDDVASSVLYGQKEVDRLFTVTGYMRLAAIVLVALLTFIALVFINNTIRLSITARRREIAIMRLVGASNGFIRGPFITEGIIQAVIGALLAIGVLEMIRNMFIPRIQGAISWMQLMLPLHLYLLTYAALIFFGLLIGFFGSVIAMRRYLKV, from the coding sequence ATGGCACTGTCTAACCTAGGCTATTCGCTGCGTGAGGCGATGCATCATTTCGTGCGCAACTGGACGACAGCGCTCGGTGCGATCATCACGATCTTCCTCTCGCTGTTTATCATCGGCCTGTTCGTCGTGGGTTCCGGTATCGTGAACTCCGCGATCGGCAACGTCGAGCAACAGGTCACGATCAACGCATTCATCTCCGATGATGCTTCAGATGATGCGATCAAATCCTTTCAGAACAAGCTTGAGAGCTGGGAGAACGTCAGTGACGTCAGCTTCAAGACAAAGGAGGATGCCCGCAAGGACTACACCGGCATGTCCAACAGCGCTGAGGCGACCATGAGCGCGCTGGACGGCGAGAACCCGCTGCCGCGCTCCTTTGTGATCAAGATGGATGATCCGTCTCAGGTCGAGGGAACCGCCAGCAAGATCAAGTCCGATCCCGATTTCAAGAAGATCGTTGACAAGGACGATGTCGCCTCGAGTGTGCTGTACGGGCAAAAGGAGGTCGACCGGCTTTTCACGGTCACCGGTTACATGCGCTTGGCTGCGATCGTTCTCGTCGCACTGCTGACGTTTATCGCGCTCGTGTTCATCAACAACACGATTCGACTTTCCATCACAGCGCGTCGCCGCGAGATCGCGATCATGCGTCTCGTTGGCGCCTCGAACGGTTTCATACGTGGACCGTTCATAACCGAGGGCATCATTCAGGCTGTTATCGGCGCTCTGCTGGCGATAGGCGTGCTCGAGATGATCCGGAACATGTTCATCCCGCGGATTCAGGGAGCCATATCTTGGATGCAGCTCATGCTGCCACTCCATCTGTATCTGCTGACGTATGCGGCGCTTATCTTCTTTGGCCTTTTGATCGGCTTCTTCGGATCCGTCATCGCCATGAGACGCTATCTCAAGGTGTAG
- a CDS encoding heavy metal translocating P-type ATPase: protein MKRESFDVGGMTCAACQTHVESAVRRLKGVKDVTVNLLSASMSVEFDESALTRDEICDAVERAGYSAMSRDEGGSDGAASDGAADLVGTSGRGLARRASPTRKLEAQARAMRTQLIVSVVFFVPLIYIGMGPMIGLPMPSSLAGSSHAMTLALCELVLCVPIIYANGAYFKNGFRSLIHGAPTMDALIAIGAAASVGWSIVTMLLMASALGDGDAHMAHTLAMGGLYLESAGAILTFVTIGKYLEARSKSRCGDAIERLCDLAPKTATVVEEDGTESTVAVERIRLGQTLLVRPGESIPVDGIVIEGASSVDESALSGEAIPVEKTSGDTVSAATVNGTGSFTMRATRIGADTTLAGIIRLVENASATKPAIARLADRVAAVFVPAVLIIAAITFACWMLAGGGAGAALTAAVSVVSISCPCALGLATPVAIMVGTGRGAEMGILVKDAAALEALRCVETVVFDKTGTLTCGRPVVSDIIPAVGEDGNPVMSQRALMKLACSLESRSEHPLASAIMARSEEMGIVARPVDNLEAMPGLGIRAREGANEIAAGNERLMARLGIAVAQKRLDALAHEGKTALLFARGGRLAGTIAVTDVLRPTSALAVQALSALGVRTIMLTGDSLATATAVASRAGISEIVADVMPADKERRVRELQQTGHAVAMVGDGINDSPALARADVGIAIGAGADIAKEGADVVLMRSDPLDVARAIELSRGVIRNIRQDLFWALVYNVCGIPLAAGVLYPILGWQLSPMFAAAAMSLSSLSVVANALRLRGLRLGIVEGVEGRAAHPDTSGADLAERHRSEQAAADPGRSISDSRSERDVHA from the coding sequence ATGAAGCGCGAATCGTTCGATGTGGGCGGAATGACGTGCGCTGCCTGCCAGACGCACGTGGAGAGCGCCGTGCGCCGGCTCAAGGGCGTGAAAGACGTCACGGTCAACCTGCTATCAGCCTCCATGAGCGTGGAGTTCGACGAGTCCGCCCTGACGCGAGACGAGATCTGCGACGCCGTGGAGCGCGCGGGCTACTCCGCCATGTCCAGAGACGAGGGCGGAAGCGATGGCGCGGCGAGCGATGGCGCGGCGGATCTCGTCGGAACATCGGGTCGCGGCCTCGCGCGGCGCGCATCACCGACCAGAAAGCTCGAGGCGCAGGCGCGCGCCATGAGGACGCAGCTCATCGTATCTGTCGTTTTCTTCGTCCCTCTCATCTACATAGGCATGGGCCCTATGATCGGTCTGCCCATGCCGTCGTCTCTGGCCGGCAGCAGCCATGCGATGACGCTTGCGCTGTGCGAGCTCGTGCTGTGCGTCCCGATCATCTACGCGAACGGAGCCTATTTCAAAAACGGATTCAGGTCGCTGATCCACGGTGCGCCCACGATGGACGCGCTCATCGCGATCGGGGCCGCAGCGAGCGTCGGGTGGTCGATCGTGACGATGCTGCTCATGGCGAGCGCGCTCGGAGACGGTGACGCGCACATGGCTCACACGCTCGCGATGGGGGGCCTGTACCTCGAGAGCGCCGGTGCCATTCTCACCTTCGTGACCATCGGGAAGTACCTTGAGGCGAGAAGCAAGTCCAGATGCGGCGACGCGATCGAACGGCTCTGCGATCTCGCACCGAAAACGGCGACGGTGGTTGAGGAGGACGGCACCGAATCAACCGTCGCGGTCGAGCGGATCCGACTCGGCCAGACGCTTCTGGTCAGGCCGGGTGAATCCATTCCGGTGGACGGCATCGTGATCGAGGGCGCCTCATCCGTTGACGAGAGCGCGTTGAGCGGCGAGGCAATCCCGGTTGAGAAGACCTCGGGTGACACGGTGAGCGCCGCGACGGTGAACGGCACGGGATCGTTCACGATGAGAGCGACGCGCATCGGAGCGGATACGACCCTGGCCGGTATCATACGACTTGTTGAGAACGCCAGCGCGACCAAGCCCGCGATCGCGCGACTGGCTGATCGGGTCGCCGCCGTGTTCGTCCCGGCGGTTCTCATCATCGCAGCGATCACGTTCGCATGCTGGATGCTCGCCGGCGGCGGGGCCGGCGCCGCGCTCACCGCCGCCGTCTCCGTGGTCTCAATCAGCTGCCCGTGCGCGCTCGGGCTGGCCACACCGGTCGCGATCATGGTCGGCACGGGCAGAGGCGCAGAGATGGGGATCCTCGTCAAAGACGCAGCTGCGCTCGAGGCGCTTCGCTGCGTCGAGACCGTCGTATTCGACAAGACCGGCACGCTCACCTGCGGCCGTCCGGTGGTATCCGATATCATCCCCGCAGTCGGGGAGGACGGAAACCCTGTTATGAGCCAGCGAGCTCTCATGAAGCTCGCTTGCTCTCTCGAGAGTCGAAGCGAGCATCCGCTTGCCTCGGCCATCATGGCGCGCTCCGAGGAGATGGGAATCGTCGCCAGGCCAGTCGATAATCTCGAGGCGATGCCGGGTCTCGGGATACGCGCACGCGAGGGCGCAAACGAGATCGCGGCTGGCAATGAGAGGCTCATGGCCCGGCTCGGTATCGCCGTGGCGCAAAAGCGACTCGACGCCCTCGCTCATGAGGGCAAAACGGCGCTGCTCTTCGCCAGGGGCGGCCGCCTCGCCGGCACGATCGCGGTCACCGATGTGCTGAGGCCGACGAGCGCGCTCGCCGTTCAGGCTCTATCCGCACTCGGTGTCCGAACGATCATGCTCACCGGAGACAGCCTGGCCACCGCCACCGCTGTCGCGTCGCGCGCGGGGATCTCCGAGATCGTCGCAGACGTGATGCCGGCGGACAAGGAGAGACGCGTCCGCGAGCTGCAGCAGACAGGCCACGCTGTCGCGATGGTCGGCGACGGGATCAACGACTCGCCCGCGCTCGCCCGCGCCGATGTCGGCATCGCCATCGGCGCGGGCGCCGACATCGCGAAGGAGGGCGCCGACGTCGTGCTCATGCGCAGCGATCCTCTGGACGTGGCCCGCGCGATCGAGTTGTCGCGTGGCGTCATCCGAAACATCAGGCAGGATCTGTTCTGGGCGCTCGTCTACAATGTCTGCGGCATACCGCTCGCAGCCGGCGTGCTCTACCCGATTCTCGGATGGCAGCTCTCACCGATGTTCGCTGCGGCGGCGATGAGCCTATCGAGCCTCAGCGTCGTGGCCAACGCGCTTCGTCTGCGCGGACTCAGACTCGGGATCGTCGAGGGCGTCGAGGGACGCGCCGCGCACCCCGATACCTCAGGAGCCGACCTTGCCGAGCGGCACCGCAGCGAGCAGGCGGCGGCAGACCCTGGGCGAAGCATATCTGACAGCAGATCAGAGCGCGATGTGCACGCGTGA
- a CDS encoding heavy-metal-associated domain-containing protein — MRYMIKTENMSCGHCEAAVEAALMRVAGVSDAEADSVSNIVEVDCERAIAADELKAAIESAGDYRMISVRPVTRS, encoded by the coding sequence ATGCGCTACATGATCAAGACGGAGAATATGAGCTGCGGCCACTGCGAGGCCGCCGTGGAGGCGGCGCTCATGAGAGTTGCCGGTGTGAGCGATGCGGAGGCTGACAGCGTCTCGAACATCGTCGAGGTCGACTGCGAGCGCGCGATCGCCGCCGACGAACTGAAAGCGGCTATCGAGAGCGCCGGCGACTACCGGATGATCTCGGTCCGTCCGGTGACGCGCTCATGA
- a CDS encoding amidohydrolase family protein, whose protein sequence is MSTRKAGEDRPSLFINATVLDGTEHMHARPGTDVAVADGIICEVGPSGALRAPPGCRVIDLEGAFLLPGLINMHVHLCGSGKPVSARRAGRLMRRIDNPIGRAVLRRVMRSNAQTQLASGTTTLRGAGDPLMADIAVRDDIRSGRHMGPRIMAAGIGITAPGGHGAGLFAREARTQEQAASLVRELFACGTDVIKLFVTGGVFDAARVGEPGMVRMAPDVISTACATAHRLNLPVMAHIESTEGMRAGLEAGVDTIEHGAQMTPDLIDMLRSGSGAQLAGRSPSVTCTLSHALPSVLLPPERLQLTEAQRVNADIVCRGIIACARAALDAGIPVGLGTDASCPFVSHYDMWREVIYFSDYLDVTPRFALHTATQVNARLLGIDSQTGTIAAGKSADLIVVEQNPLENLNALRDPRLVMARGHLVRRHRLRHRAELERILDSIMTAPNGELKGGGNQEPR, encoded by the coding sequence ATGAGCACACGGAAGGCTGGAGAAGATCGCCCCAGCCTTTTCATCAATGCGACCGTACTCGACGGAACCGAGCACATGCACGCGCGGCCCGGCACCGACGTCGCCGTGGCCGATGGCATCATCTGCGAAGTCGGCCCTTCGGGAGCGCTGCGCGCGCCACCCGGATGTCGCGTCATAGACCTCGAGGGCGCGTTCTTGCTGCCGGGGCTCATCAACATGCACGTGCATCTCTGCGGTTCGGGAAAGCCGGTAAGCGCGAGGCGAGCGGGACGGCTCATGCGACGAATCGATAATCCGATCGGTCGCGCAGTTCTGCGTCGCGTCATGCGCTCGAACGCTCAGACGCAGCTCGCAAGTGGCACGACGACACTGCGCGGTGCCGGCGACCCGCTGATGGCCGATATCGCCGTGCGCGACGACATCCGATCCGGCCGTCACATGGGCCCGCGCATCATGGCGGCGGGAATCGGCATCACAGCTCCGGGCGGACACGGCGCCGGCCTGTTCGCACGGGAGGCGCGAACACAAGAGCAAGCCGCTTCGCTCGTACGCGAGCTGTTCGCTTGTGGAACCGACGTCATCAAACTCTTTGTGACAGGCGGTGTTTTCGATGCGGCAAGGGTCGGCGAGCCGGGCATGGTGCGCATGGCACCCGATGTCATCTCGACGGCCTGTGCAACGGCTCACAGGCTCAACCTCCCGGTCATGGCCCATATCGAGAGCACAGAAGGGATGCGCGCGGGGCTCGAAGCAGGCGTGGATACCATCGAACATGGGGCTCAGATGACACCCGACTTGATCGACATGCTCAGAAGCGGATCAGGCGCCCAGCTCGCGGGCAGATCCCCATCTGTGACCTGCACGCTCTCCCACGCCCTGCCTTCTGTCCTGCTTCCACCGGAACGATTGCAGCTCACGGAAGCGCAGCGCGTCAATGCCGACATCGTCTGTCGCGGTATCATCGCTTGCGCGCGAGCCGCCTTGGACGCGGGCATCCCGGTCGGCCTCGGAACAGATGCGAGCTGCCCGTTCGTCTCACACTATGACATGTGGCGCGAGGTCATCTACTTTTCTGATTATCTTGACGTGACACCAAGATTCGCACTGCATACGGCTACGCAGGTGAACGCTCGTCTGCTTGGCATCGACTCGCAAACCGGTACGATCGCGGCGGGCAAATCCGCCGATCTCATCGTCGTCGAGCAAAACCCGCTGGAGAACCTCAACGCGCTCAGAGATCCTCGGCTCGTCATGGCCCGTGGTCATCTGGTCAGGCGGCACCGGCTGCGGCATAGAGCGGAACTGGAGCGGATTCTCGACTCCATCATGACGGCTCCGAATGGCGAACTCAAGGGCGGCGGCAACCAAGAGCCCCGATAG
- a CDS encoding flavin reductase family protein: MDLTAMFSMTYGLYVVSAEADGVRSACLVNTATQVTAEPPRLIVSVHKDNFTANVIARAGAFTVTAVDMTADMKYIGNFGFRTSADYDKFANFNVATSAVGSPYVTDHACAMMACHLLETLDAGTHRIFMGEIVECARLSDAPPLTYAYYHGTLKGKTPPKAASYKA; this comes from the coding sequence ATGGATCTCACGGCGATGTTCTCGATGACCTACGGGTTGTATGTTGTCTCGGCGGAAGCGGATGGGGTGCGCTCGGCATGCCTTGTCAACACCGCGACGCAGGTTACGGCGGAGCCGCCGCGCCTGATCGTGTCGGTGCACAAGGACAACTTCACTGCGAATGTGATCGCGCGGGCCGGAGCCTTCACGGTCACCGCTGTCGATATGACCGCGGACATGAAATATATCGGCAATTTCGGATTTCGCACCAGCGCCGATTATGACAAGTTCGCGAACTTCAACGTCGCCACTTCAGCTGTGGGAAGCCCGTACGTGACCGATCACGCCTGCGCGATGATGGCGTGTCACCTTCTCGAGACACTGGACGCCGGGACCCATCGCATCTTCATGGGCGAGATCGTGGAGTGCGCTCGACTCTCGGACGCGCCCCCGCTGACCTATGCCTACTATCACGGTACGCTCAAGGGCAAGACACCTCCCAAAGCGGCTTCCTATAAGGCTTGA
- the smpB gene encoding SsrA-binding protein SmpB: protein MSVPGDKKLIARNRAARYEYAIEETFECGLVLSGTEVRSLRERAAQLSDTFALVRGGECWLVGLHIHPYSNGSIFNRDPDRRRKLLLHRRQIDYLDKKLRARGYALVPLELYFDRNGRVKLTVGLGRGKKLYDKRDDVAKRDMQRDIDRALKERGRGR from the coding sequence ATGTCGGTTCCAGGGGATAAGAAGCTTATCGCGAGAAACCGCGCTGCACGCTATGAATATGCCATCGAGGAGACCTTTGAGTGCGGGCTGGTGCTCAGCGGCACCGAGGTGCGCAGCCTGCGTGAGAGGGCCGCACAGCTATCCGACACCTTCGCGCTCGTTCGCGGCGGCGAGTGCTGGCTTGTCGGGTTGCACATCCATCCTTACTCGAATGGATCGATCTTCAATCGCGACCCCGATCGCCGCCGGAAGCTGCTGTTGCATCGTCGTCAGATCGACTATCTCGACAAGAAACTGCGCGCGCGCGGCTACGCGCTCGTTCCGCTTGAGCTGTATTTCGATAGAAACGGGCGAGTCAAGCTCACGGTCGGACTCGGACGAGGCAAAAAGCTCTATGACAAGCGCGACGATGTCGCCAAGCGCGATATGCAACGCGATATCGATCGCGCGCTCAAGGAGCGCGGAAGGGGCAGGTGA